The proteins below come from a single Lactobacillus johnsonii genomic window:
- a CDS encoding DUF4038 domain-containing protein: MLSTKGKYLYKNGEKLFYLADTCWGAFTSITMPDWRYYLDMRKSEGFNAIQINILRQWDSSKPLKGREPFTVVEHPDGSYEYDFTKINEEYFDNAVKMLEEMKKRNMVPALVLLWSNFIPDNWIDNLHLAQNNLMPFDCIKPYVTYVVNKFKRFNPIWFVSGDVGFTNNERQNRQTAIKYYQEVLESAKSVDPAGIYTFHINGESHDLPEEFVKQVSFYSYQSGHGYSGQKTAYTIPLALREKQNYQGPIIDTELCYEGLTQMHSPEPKRYNAFDVRKAAWRAVLSGADAGLGYGSFGIWPWKDISHPEQKLEKNFNVQLVPYDWRTCLTFRGAKDLGFLKAILTKFAPNGLKPLNIDVSKAIRGAESENYILIYLPTAGNLDFNKLDLHINNCKVIDLNNRSILEGQVENNVLKMLPVLEDELIIIDKQLN, encoded by the coding sequence ATGTTATCAACAAAAGGCAAATATTTGTATAAAAATGGAGAAAAACTATTTTATTTAGCTGATACTTGTTGGGGAGCCTTTACTAGTATTACAATGCCAGATTGGCGATATTATCTTGATATGAGAAAATCTGAAGGATTTAATGCTATTCAAATTAATATATTACGCCAATGGGATTCTAGTAAACCATTAAAAGGACGAGAACCATTCACAGTCGTAGAGCACCCGGATGGATCATATGAATATGATTTTACTAAGATAAACGAGGAGTATTTTGATAATGCAGTTAAAATGCTGGAAGAGATGAAAAAGCGCAACATGGTTCCAGCACTGGTTTTACTCTGGAGCAATTTCATTCCAGATAATTGGATTGATAATCTTCACCTTGCTCAAAATAATTTAATGCCATTTGATTGCATTAAACCTTATGTTACTTACGTAGTTAATAAATTTAAAAGATTTAATCCAATTTGGTTTGTAAGTGGGGATGTGGGATTCACTAATAATGAAAGACAAAATCGCCAAACGGCAATTAAGTATTATCAAGAAGTGCTAGAGAGTGCCAAAAGTGTAGATCCAGCTGGCATATACACTTTTCACATTAATGGAGAGAGTCATGATTTGCCAGAAGAATTTGTTAAGCAAGTTAGTTTTTATAGTTATCAATCTGGTCATGGTTATAGCGGTCAAAAAACTGCCTATACTATTCCATTAGCTTTACGTGAAAAACAAAATTATCAGGGACCGATTATTGATACCGAACTTTGTTATGAAGGCTTGACCCAAATGCATTCGCCAGAACCTAAACGCTATAATGCATTCGATGTACGAAAGGCTGCTTGGCGAGCAGTTTTATCGGGAGCTGATGCAGGCCTAGGTTATGGTAGTTTTGGAATATGGCCTTGGAAAGATATTAGTCATCCTGAGCAGAAGTTAGAGAAAAATTTTAACGTTCAACTTGTACCATACGACTGGAGGACCTGTTTAACTTTTCGTGGTGCTAAGGATTTAGGATTTCTGAAAGCCATTTTAACTAAATTTGCTCCTAATGGTTTAAAACCGCTTAATATTGATGTAAGTAAAGCAATTAGAGGCGCGGAAAGTGAGAATTATATCTTAATTTATTTACCAACAGCTGGAAATTTAGATTTTAATAAATTAGATTTACATATAAATAATTGTAAAGTTATTGATTTAAATAATAGAAGTATTTTAGAAGGTCAAGTAGAAAATAATGTCCTTAAAATGCTACCAGTGCTAGAAGATGAACTCATAATTATAGATAAGCAACTAAACTAA
- a CDS encoding PRD domain-containing protein, which produces MFLIKRVLNNNAVVATDKHKQTLVALGNGIAFHKKAGEVIGEERVEKVFYPKNEKDTNSMSEMLASIDPKYIELSDQIISEAIASSGKKLSDDIYLSLPDHLQFAVERIKKGMPIQNRLTIETMQTYPDEFQLGKRVLYYLEKSENLKFPEDEATNIAMHLITAEEGNSLEHTAGTIELINRLLDIISEMLNIEISSKSVAYYRLVTHLKFFAQRISKKQIQESSVDKELYSMVVHRYHKEYLISQRIAGIVMQKFDYKVPQDEIMYLTIHIHHIAVADR; this is translated from the coding sequence ATGTTTCTAATTAAAAGAGTTCTTAACAATAACGCTGTTGTTGCTACAGATAAGCATAAGCAAACATTAGTAGCTTTAGGAAATGGAATTGCCTTTCATAAAAAGGCAGGTGAAGTTATTGGTGAAGAGAGAGTTGAAAAAGTATTTTATCCAAAAAATGAAAAAGATACTAACTCAATGAGTGAAATGCTAGCTAGCATTGATCCAAAATATATTGAATTATCTGATCAAATTATTTCAGAAGCAATTGCAAGTTCAGGTAAAAAGTTAAGCGACGATATTTATTTATCATTGCCAGACCATTTGCAGTTTGCAGTTGAAAGGATAAAGAAGGGAATGCCGATTCAGAATCGTTTAACAATTGAAACGATGCAAACATATCCGGATGAGTTTCAATTAGGAAAGCGGGTCCTTTATTATTTAGAAAAAAGTGAAAATTTAAAATTTCCAGAAGATGAGGCAACTAATATTGCAATGCATTTAATTACTGCTGAAGAAGGAAACTCACTTGAACATACAGCCGGAACAATTGAATTAATTAATAGGCTTTTAGATATTATTAGTGAAATGTTAAATATAGAAATTAGTTCAAAATCAGTTGCTTATTATCGGTTAGTAACTCATCTAAAATTTTTTGCTCAGAGAATTTCAAAAAAGCAAATCCAAGAATCTAGTGTTGATAAAGAACTTTATAGCATGGTTGTTCACCGCTATCATAAGGAATATTTAATTTCACAAAGAATCGCAGGAATTGTGATGCAAAAGTTTGATTATAAAGTACCGCAAGATGAAATTATGTACTTAACGATCCATATTCATCATATTGCGGTTGCAGATAGGTAA